The Brevibacillus brevis genome contains a region encoding:
- a CDS encoding cytochrome c oxidase assembly protein, with amino-acid sequence MGNAHQMHEMSSGMGPASFSDLWSPDVMLLTLIVATAYFLITGPMHKRFANATPATTKQRLLFVLAIVLFYAAQGSPISYYGHHYMFSLHMLQQSILYFALPPLMLLAMPEWLLAKIFRPKALKFILNSLTHPLVAALLFNSLFSFYHVPFIFDAIAINHEWMTFYHVILVIAAFAMWWPIVSPLSDNKRQLAGLKKLSYVFANGVLITPACALIIFASEPLYTTYIAAPQLFQSLDAFNDQRLGGIIMKLVQELVYGCVLAYVFYHWYKAEKQDDMPMDQSFGAEKPTF; translated from the coding sequence ATGGGAAATGCACATCAAATGCACGAGATGTCATCAGGAATGGGGCCAGCGTCCTTTTCGGACTTGTGGAGCCCTGACGTGATGCTTTTGACGCTGATTGTAGCAACCGCTTACTTTCTCATAACAGGTCCCATGCATAAACGTTTTGCCAATGCTACACCGGCTACGACGAAGCAACGCTTACTTTTTGTATTGGCAATCGTGTTGTTTTACGCCGCACAAGGAAGCCCTATCAGTTATTACGGCCATCATTACATGTTTAGTTTGCACATGCTCCAACAATCGATCTTGTACTTTGCCCTGCCACCGCTTATGCTTCTGGCAATGCCTGAATGGCTTTTGGCCAAGATTTTCCGTCCGAAAGCACTGAAGTTTATCCTTAACTCTTTGACACATCCGTTAGTAGCAGCGCTGTTGTTCAACTCACTATTTTCCTTCTACCATGTTCCGTTTATTTTCGATGCCATCGCGATCAATCATGAATGGATGACGTTTTATCATGTCATTCTCGTGATTGCAGCATTTGCGATGTGGTGGCCAATTGTGAGTCCGTTGTCTGATAACAAGCGACAACTGGCCGGATTGAAAAAACTGTCGTACGTTTTTGCAAATGGTGTCTTGATTACGCCAGCCTGTGCGCTGATTATTTTTGCTTCGGAACCACTGTACACTACGTATATAGCTGCTCCACAGCTATTCCAGAGCCTCGACGCGTTTAACGACCAGCGTCTTGGCGGAATCATTATGAAGCTGGTACAGGAGCTTGTTTACGGCTGTGTGCTGGCCTATGTCTTCTACCATTGGTACAAGGCAGAGAAGCAGGACGACATGCCGATGGATCAATCTTTCGGTGCGGAAAAGCCGACTTTTTAA
- the cyoE gene encoding heme o synthase, whose product MDQQMTVQESLDTDASLQTQPVGPATFRDYVQLTKPGITLSNLMTTFAALWLASYGYPNWKLAFFTMLGTALVIMSGAALNNFYDRDLDKKMKRTQNRAVATGRISARNAILLGIGLLLAGVTVLAVYANPLAAVWGLIGHIFYVLIYTPLKRVTTLNTVIGGISGAAPPVIGWVAVTGTMDMTAWLLFLVLFLWQPPHFLALAMLKTEEYRAGNLPMLPVVKGFAETKRQMVLWGSVLFPASLLLFVHASLGYVYLLIMGVMGIVYLVLLFQGFKTKDELAWARKLFGYSILYLTVFCAAIVISTMVNYY is encoded by the coding sequence GTGGACCAGCAAATGACCGTGCAGGAATCGCTTGATACCGATGCTTCTTTGCAGACACAGCCGGTAGGGCCTGCTACCTTTCGAGATTACGTACAACTGACGAAGCCTGGTATTACCCTGTCAAACTTGATGACCACTTTTGCTGCTTTATGGTTAGCGTCCTACGGTTATCCGAACTGGAAACTGGCTTTTTTCACCATGCTAGGAACCGCTTTGGTCATTATGTCGGGTGCGGCTTTGAACAATTTCTACGACCGTGATCTAGACAAAAAAATGAAGCGGACGCAAAATCGTGCGGTAGCGACCGGAAGAATTTCTGCACGTAACGCGATCCTCTTAGGAATCGGCCTGCTGTTGGCAGGGGTTACTGTGTTGGCTGTATATGCGAATCCCTTGGCGGCGGTTTGGGGATTGATCGGTCACATTTTTTACGTGTTGATTTACACGCCGCTGAAACGAGTGACCACTCTCAATACGGTGATTGGCGGTATTTCAGGTGCAGCTCCTCCGGTGATTGGGTGGGTAGCGGTAACAGGCACCATGGACATGACTGCTTGGCTGTTGTTCCTGGTCTTGTTCTTGTGGCAGCCACCCCATTTTTTGGCGTTGGCCATGCTGAAAACAGAAGAATACCGTGCAGGTAATCTGCCGATGCTACCGGTAGTAAAAGGCTTTGCCGAGACGAAACGACAAATGGTGCTGTGGGGTTCGGTGTTGTTCCCGGCTTCTTTGCTGCTGTTTGTCCATGCCAGCCTAGGCTATGTGTATTTGCTCATCATGGGCGTGATGGGGATTGTGTACCTGGTTCTGCTTTTCCAAGGGTTTAAAACCAAGGATGAACTTGCTTGGGCACGCAAACTGTTCGGTTATTCCATCCTTTATTTGACCGTGTTTTGTGCAGCGATCGTCATTAGTACCATGGTCAACTATTATTGA
- a CDS encoding DUF420 domain-containing protein, giving the protein MGLLLPTVSTAFIVISGILVAIGWYAIAKKQVEKHMKIMKWAAICATIFFITYVSRTAFIGNTHFGGPDSIKPIYQTFLFFHIILATVGGVMGLITLRYAYTKNYASHRKIGPWTSIVWFVTSITGAAVYLLLYWIYPGGETSGVLDVIFGK; this is encoded by the coding sequence ATGGGGCTCCTATTGCCTACGGTAAGTACGGCTTTTATCGTCATTAGCGGAATACTCGTTGCGATTGGCTGGTACGCCATTGCGAAAAAGCAAGTAGAAAAGCATATGAAGATTATGAAATGGGCTGCGATCTGTGCCACGATCTTCTTCATCACGTATGTTTCCAGAACGGCTTTTATCGGAAACACGCATTTTGGCGGACCAGACAGCATCAAGCCAATCTATCAGACGTTCTTGTTCTTCCACATCATTCTGGCAACAGTCGGTGGTGTGATGGGCCTGATTACACTCAGATACGCTTACACGAAAAACTATGCTTCTCATCGTAAGATCGGTCCTTGGACGTCCATTGTTTGGTTTGTCACTTCCATTACAGGAGCTGCGGTTTATCTGCTGCTGTACTGGATTTATCCAGGTGGCGAGACGTCTGGCGTGCTGGATGTAATTTTTGGTAAGTAG